One Sulfurimonas sp. HSL-3221 genomic window, AGTAGCGATTGGCAAAGTCCGGACGGTGATTATGAGTTGAGGAGATGCACTTAAGCCCAAAAGGGGTATAATCACGAATTATTTTCAAGGTTACACAAGATGTACGAAGCACTTTTCGAAGACGAAGGCGATATGTTCAGCGGATCGCCTCGCAGTAAATTCATGGACGTTATCTTCAATGCTAACCGTTCGGTCGCCGAAGGGGAGCTCCAGCGCCTGATCGAGCGCCTGGCCGCAATGGAAAAAATCCTCTCAGAGTCGATGGACGATGCGACGCTCGAACGGACGATCAAACAGCTTCAGTTCGAGGAAGCGGATGCGATCAACGCGATGGCGAAGGAGCTCTATATCGAGTCGATGGGCAACGTGCTCAGCCAGAGCGAATAGGGGGAAGACGCCGAGATGGTCGAAGCGGTAGCGCGGAGAATGCAGGAGATGGTGGCGGCGGTGGATTATCCGTACGCGACCGGGCTTTTTGAAACACTGTCCGGCGGCAAGCGCCTCCGTGCCCGCCTGATCATGATGATCGCGGGGGAGGAAGATGCCGCGGTGACGCTGGCGGCGGTGATCGAATTGATTCACGCCGCGAGCCTTCTGCATGACGATGTCATCGACGAGGCGCAGCTGCGCCGGGGTAGCCCTTCTGTCAATGCGACCGAGGGGAGCAAACAGGCGGTGATGCTCGGCGATATCCTCTACTCCAAAGCGTTCAGCGAGCTGACGCAGTTCGACGCACGGATCGCCAAGAGCGTGGCGGATGCTGTCACCTCCCTCTCCGTCGGCGAGATGATGGATGTGCAGATGGCGAAAACATTCAATGAGGATGAAAAGCGCTATCTGCAGATGCTCTATCTTAAAACGGGGGTCCTGATCGAGGCAGCGGCAAAGTGCGCCGCTCTGCTCGCCGGGAAGGATGCCGATGCCTATGCGCTCTACGGCAAGAACCTCGGCGTTGCCTTCCAGATCATCGACGATATCCTCGATATCGTTTCCGATGAAGCGACGCTGGGCAAACCGGCGATGAACGACTTCGTCGAAGGCAAATGTACCCTGCCTTACATCCACCTCTACCGTACGCTCGAGGGGGAGGCGCGTGAGCGTCTCCTCGCCCTTCACGGCCGGCGTGCGACAGCAGAGGAGACGCAATGGCTCAAAGCGGGGCTGGAGAGCAGCGGGGCGGTCAAAGCCGCCTACGCGCAGGCCCGTGCCCTTAGCGACGAGGCGAAACGCGCCGTCAGCGGTGATGCACCACTCGAAGCCGTCATCGAATCCATGATGCAGAGAACCTTCTGATGCACTACCTCATACTCAGTTTTACGCACAAAAACACGACGCTCCCCATCCGGGACAAGCTGGCGTTTAACGATGATGCTGCCAAAGAGACCTTTCTTGCCCGTACCCTCGAAGCCCCCTATCTGAACGAAGCGTTCGTCCTCTCCACCTGTAACCGTATTGAACTGATCAGCAGCTGCAACAACCCAGGTGAAGCGGCCAAGCACCTCTTTATGTTGCTGCATGAGCATTCGGGGATCAGCCTCAACGAGCTGGAGGGCCGGGCGGAGCTTTTCGAGGACCAGGGGGCGATCCATCACCTCTTCAGCGTCGCCAGTTCCCTTGATTCGCTCATCGTCGGCGAGACGCAGATCGCCGGCCAGCTCAAAGACGCCTATCGTTTCGCCCTGGAACGGGGACATTGCGGCGACAAACTGACCCGGGCGGTCAACTACGCCTTCAAATGCGCGGCCGAAGTGCGCAACCAGACCGATATCTCCTCCAAGCCCGTCTCCGTCGCCAGTGTCGCCGTGGCGGCCGCGCGCCGCGCCTTTGGTACGCTGTCGGGCAAGCGGGCGCTGGTCATCGGTTCGGGAGAGATGTCGGTTATTGCCGCGCGTACCCTGAAAAACCACGGGGCCGAGGTCAGCCTGATGAACCGTACGATGGCAAAGGTCGAAGCGCTGGCCGAAGAGGTGAAAGGGACGCTTGTACCCTTTACGCGCCTCAAAGACGTCCTGGGCGAGTACGATA contains:
- a CDS encoding DUF2018 family protein; the encoded protein is MYEALFEDEGDMFSGSPRSKFMDVIFNANRSVAEGELQRLIERLAAMEKILSESMDDATLERTIKQLQFEEADAINAMAKELYIESMGNVLSQSE
- a CDS encoding polyprenyl synthetase family protein, producing the protein MVEAVARRMQEMVAAVDYPYATGLFETLSGGKRLRARLIMMIAGEEDAAVTLAAVIELIHAASLLHDDVIDEAQLRRGSPSVNATEGSKQAVMLGDILYSKAFSELTQFDARIAKSVADAVTSLSVGEMMDVQMAKTFNEDEKRYLQMLYLKTGVLIEAAAKCAALLAGKDADAYALYGKNLGVAFQIIDDILDIVSDEATLGKPAMNDFVEGKCTLPYIHLYRTLEGEARERLLALHGRRATAEETQWLKAGLESSGAVKAAYAQARALSDEAKRAVSGDAPLEAVIESMMQRTF
- the hemA gene encoding glutamyl-tRNA reductase produces the protein MHYLILSFTHKNTTLPIRDKLAFNDDAAKETFLARTLEAPYLNEAFVLSTCNRIELISSCNNPGEAAKHLFMLLHEHSGISLNELEGRAELFEDQGAIHHLFSVASSLDSLIVGETQIAGQLKDAYRFALERGHCGDKLTRAVNYAFKCAAEVRNQTDISSKPVSVASVAVAAARRAFGTLSGKRALVIGSGEMSVIAARTLKNHGAEVSLMNRTMAKVEALAEEVKGTLVPFTRLKDVLGEYDMIFTATSAEEPIIGGKIGLKKERECHWFDMAVPRDIGDIDHAMVTVHRVDDLKNTVDENIMLREEEAKASFAIVGRYTAEFYAWLKSLNIEPLIKELYRRADAAAATEAARVVGKGYVPEAYEAQAQKMALQAIKRFLHPQVQQLRKAADEGDIDAMIDSMAFILDMSEE